One window of Thioclava sp. GXIMD4216 genomic DNA carries:
- a CDS encoding TOBE domain-containing protein produces the protein MPARLSVRANAISLSGPETGRAAPPQTMTGRVRSAAYLGDHVEYEIESELGQLFAIDHANATPYAVGSHLALSFRATGLALLP, from the coding sequence ATGCCCGCGCGTCTTTCCGTGCGCGCCAATGCCATTTCGCTGTCTGGCCCCGAGACTGGTCGCGCGGCACCGCCCCAGACCATGACGGGCCGTGTGCGCAGCGCCGCCTATCTGGGCGATCATGTGGAATACGAGATCGAGAGCGAGCTGGGCCAGCTCTTCGCGATCGACCATGCCAATGCCACACCCTATGCGGTGGGCAGTCATCTGGCGCTGAGCTTCCGTGCGACGGGGCTGGCGCTCCTGCCCTGA
- a CDS encoding substrate-binding domain-containing protein gives MTAFTTLRRAGCHRLALVYSAAGTPSLAGRVAGFRQAALAVPEALSVIGFDDIAQAGWESYALNTFAQPTAEIVAKAVEWLTTPESDTRMVQLPVRMVWRKSVRLPA, from the coding sequence ATGACCGCCTTCACCACCCTGCGCCGCGCCGGATGCCACAGGCTTGCCCTTGTGTACTCGGCGGCGGGCACGCCCAGCCTTGCGGGGCGGGTCGCGGGCTTCCGGCAGGCCGCCCTTGCGGTGCCCGAGGCGCTGTCGGTGATCGGCTTTGACGATATCGCGCAGGCCGGTTGGGAAAGCTATGCCCTGAACACCTTTGCCCAGCCCACCGCCGAGATCGTCGCGAAGGCGGTCGAATGGCTGACCACCCCCGAGAGTGACACGCGCATGGTCCAACTTCCGGTCCGGATGGTCTGGCGCAAAAGCGTGCGCCTGCCCGCCTGA